AACCGGATCGCCCGCAGCCCCATCGCCGGGTTCATCTCGTCGGCGAGCTCGATCTGGGACGTGAACTTGTCGCCGCCGAGATCGAAGGTGCGGATCGTGACCGGGTGGCGCACGAACTTCTCCGCCACCTTCTTGTACGTCTCGAAATGCTCTTCCTCGGAAGGGAGATCCTTCCGGTTCAGGAAGAGGAACTCCGTGCGGTACAACCCCACCCCGTAGGCGCCGCTGCGAAGGGCGACGTCCGCCTCCTCCGGAAATTCGATGTTCGCCAGGAGCAGGAGCGTCTTTCCGTCGCGCGTGACCGTCGGCAGGCGCGCGAACTTCGCAAGGTCGCGGGTCCGCTGCGCGTAGGCCTTCCGTCGATCCTGGTACTCCCGGACCGTCTCCTCGTTCGGGTCGAAGACGACCACGCCTTCCTCGCCGTCGACGATGACCGTCTCCGCGGACCGGTACTCCTCCGTCGCCCCCTCGACCCCGACGACCGCCGGGATCCCCAGGGAGCGCGCCGTGATCGCGGTGTGGGACGTCCGGCTCCCCACGTCGGTCGCAAAGCCGAGCACGGGGCTTTTCAGGATCTGCGCGGTGTCCGCCGGAGAGAGATCGTGGGCGACGATGACCACGGGTTCGCGGATCGCGGCGATCGAGTCCACGGGGCGCCCGGCGAGGTTTTCGAGGACCCGGTGGCCGATCTGCCGCAGGTCGTGTCCCCGCTCCCGCAGGTACGGATCCTCGATCCGGTGGAACGTCTCCAGGAGGTTCTGGAGCACCTTGTTGAACGCCCAGTCCGCGGCGAACTGGTTCTCGCGGATCGTCCGTATCGTCTGGTCGACCAGCATCGAGTCCTCGAGGAGCGCCAGGTGGACCGTGAGGATCTGGTGGTGTTCCGAGGAGGGATCGGCCACGCCGTCCCGGATCGAGAGGATCTGCTCCCGGGAGTGCGCCACCGCCCGCTGGAAGGCGGCGACCTCCTCGTCCACCTGTTCGCGGCCGACCGTCGAGCGGACCGACCGCGGGAGGATGCGGTTCAGGAAGAATCCCTTCCCGATCGCGACCCCTCCCGAGGCCGGGATACCCTTCAGGACCCGCATCTTCGCGCGGCCTTCCGTCACCTTCCTACTCCTCCCCGAACTTTCCCGCGATCAACTCCTCGAACGCCGCCATGGCCTCTTCCGCATCCGGCCCGACCGCGCGGATCAGGATCCTGGCGTCCTTCGGCGCCGCCAGCATCAGCACGCCCATGATGCTCTTCCCGTTGACCTCCACACCGTCCTTCACGATGTGGATTTCCGAGGCGAACCCGTTCGCCAGCCGCACCAGCTTCGCCGCGGCGCGGGCGTGCAGGCCGAGCCGGTTCAGGATATCGAACTCGCGTACCGCGCTCACCGCCACAGGATCAGCACCCCCACGAAGAGGAGAAACGAAAGGATCTCCGACGGGGAAACCGCCTTCCGGAAGAGCA
The genomic region above belongs to bacterium and contains:
- the ptsP gene encoding phosphoenolpyruvate--protein phosphotransferase → MTEGRAKMRVLKGIPASGGVAIGKGFFLNRILPRSVRSTVGREQVDEEVAAFQRAVAHSREQILSIRDGVADPSSEHHQILTVHLALLEDSMLVDQTIRTIRENQFAADWAFNKVLQNLLETFHRIEDPYLRERGHDLRQIGHRVLENLAGRPVDSIAAIREPVVIVAHDLSPADTAQILKSPVLGFATDVGSRTSHTAITARSLGIPAVVGVEGATEEYRSAETVIVDGEEGVVVFDPNEETVREYQDRRKAYAQRTRDLAKFARLPTVTRDGKTLLLLANIEFPEEADVALRSGAYGVGLYRTEFLFLNRKDLPSEEEHFETYKKVAEKFVRHPVTIRTFDLGGDKFTSQIELADEMNPAMGLRAIRFCLKEKEIFKPQLRAILRASTYGKVRMMFPMISGVGELREAMAVVEEVRGELRRRRIPYDKEMPIGIMVEIPSAAIVADLLAREVGFFSIGTNDLIQYSLAIDRVNEHVSYLYEPLHPAILRLVRRVVEAGHDAGIPVSMCGEMAGEPFYSYALLGLGLDELSMNAAAIPRVKRILRKSVAYEAKEFAGALLLHATAAEIGRALRKKLEDLFPDERF
- a CDS encoding HPr family phosphocarrier protein, which codes for MSAVREFDILNRLGLHARAAAKLVRLANGFASEIHIVKDGVEVNGKSIMGVLMLAAPKDARILIRAVGPDAEEAMAAFEELIAGKFGEE